Below is a window of Flavobacterium sp. N2820 DNA.
GTGCTTCCACTAACTCGTAAATATCATTCCAAGCTGAAAATCCATATTCTTTAAGCCATTGGTACAAATATGCTTTATAATTTTTGAATTCAAGTAATGGTTTTAAGTGAATTTCTGATTGATTCTCAGTTGTTAAAACAACTTTTTCATACACTAATTTTGAAGCATCATCAACTAAACTTTCTGCTTGTTGCAAATGATTTAAGGTGTTTTGAAATGAATCTAAAAATCCCGTATTCAATTCTTTTACTGTGGGAACAATGTTGTGACGTAGCTTATTTCGAAAATATTTATCAGAAGCATTACTCGAATCTTCTCGCCATTGAATTTGATTTTTTTTAGCATAATTTTCAATTTCTTCTCTTGAAAAAGGCAATAATGGTCTGACAATGTTCTTATTTTGAGCTGGAATTCCTGTTAAACCATCTAATCCAGTTCCTCTGATAAAATTGATTAAAAACGTTTCGACATTGTCATCTAAATGATGTGCGGTAACCAAATAATCTAATTGGTTTTCTGATAAAAGTTTTTGAAACCAATCATACCGCAACTTTCGTGCTGCTAATTGAGTAGAAAGTTTATTTTCTTTAGAATAAATTTCAGTATCAAATTGAATGAAGTAATTCGGAATTTTAAATTTCTCTGCTGCTGACTTTACAAAATTTTCATCTTCATTGCTCTCCTCTCCTCTTAGTTGAAAATTACAATGTGCAATTGAAATATCATAATTCAGTTGCAGAAATAAATGCATCAAAACCATACTATCAATGCCTCCACTAACCGCTAAAAGCAATTTCTTGTCTTTTAGTTGGGGAAAATTTTGTGCGATATGGTTTTGGAATTTTATTAGCATTTATAAAAGTAATTAGTAAAAAGGGATTAGGGATTAGTTTTCTGATAATTTATTTATTAGCGAATTTAGCATTTTTTCAATTTCAATAGACAATTCATTGATTTCTTTACAATCTCCACTGGAAATAAAATTTAGATTAATAGCAATTTCTATTTGAGTTTGACATTCAAACAATGAACCTCTCGCTATTTGCAAAAATCTTGAATAATCTTTTTTATAATTTCTTCCATAACCTTCAGCAATATTTGAAGGAATAGCTACAGAACTTCTCCTAATTTGTGAAATTAATCCAAACTTTTCACTTTCAGGAATTTTTGATGTTAGAGAATAAACTATTGTAACCCAAATCATTGATTTTTGCCAAACTATTAAATCTCTATAACTTTTCATATTTATTATTTTTTACTTTTCCCTAATCCCTTATAACTTTTCCCTAGCTTAAAACCTCAAACATTGCTTTTGCTTTTAACAAACATTCTTCGTACTCCATTTCTGGAATGGCTTGAGAAGTGATGGCACTTCCAACAGAAAATGATAAATATTGATTTTTTGAATTGTACAAAATACTTCGAATCACCACATTGAAATCAAAATCTCCTGTCGGCGTAAAATAACCCACTGCCCCACTGTACAATCCGCGCTTTGTTGCTTCCAATTCTTCTATAATTTGCATAGCAGAAATTTTTGGAGCGCCTGTCATGCTTCCCATAGGAAAAGTAGTTCTCAAAATTTCAACTGGTGAAATTGTATTTTCTACTTCCGAAACAATGGTCGAAATCATTTGGTGGACTTGCTTAAACGTGTAAATCTGGCACAATTCTTCTACTTGAACACTTCCTTTTGTGGCGGTGTGCGATAAATCGTTTCGGACCAAATCAACAATCATGATGTTTTCAGAACGTTCTTTTTCATTTTGAACCAAATCGAATTTTAATTGCTCGTCTTGTTCTAAATCGAAACTTCTTCTGGCTGTCCCTTTTATCGGTTGGGAAATGATTTTTAACCCCTCTTTTCGCAAATAACGTTCAGGTGAAGCGGAAAGTAAATATTGAAAATTATTTTTAAAATACACCGCAAATGGTGGTTCGGAAATGGCGTTTAATTTTTGGTAGATTTCCAAAGGTTCAATTTGGGCGTTTTCGGCAAAAAATTCCATGCAAAAATTCGCTTCATAAATATCGCCACGATGAATGTGTTCGAGCATTTTTGAAACTTTAGAAAGGTAATTTTCTTTTGCGATACGCTGTAGAACTTCAACATCAGAGGACTGAATACTGAACACTGAACACTGTGTTATTTCTTCGAAATCAGTTTCCATTTCGTCATCGCACATTCTTAAATATTGAATTTCTACTTGATTTTCTTTTATTAAAAACAACTTTTTGGGCTGAAAGAAAAACAAGTCAGGAAATTCTAATCCGTCAAAATTATTGGAATGTAATGCTTCGGTATCATTTTTTAAATCGTATGATAAGTAACCAAATAGCCAATCTTTGGTCTGGCTTTGGTACTGATACAAATCTTGAAAAGCATTTT
It encodes the following:
- the tilS gene encoding tRNA lysidine(34) synthetase TilS, with translation MLIKFQNHIAQNFPQLKDKKLLLAVSGGIDSMVLMHLFLQLNYDISIAHCNFQLRGEESNEDENFVKSAAEKFKIPNYFIQFDTEIYSKENKLSTQLAARKLRYDWFQKLLSENQLDYLVTAHHLDDNVETFLINFIRGTGLDGLTGIPAQNKNIVRPLLPFSREEIENYAKKNQIQWREDSSNASDKYFRNKLRHNIVPTVKELNTGFLDSFQNTLNHLQQAESLVDDASKLVYEKVVLTTENQSEIHLKPLLEFKNYKAYLYQWLKEYGFSAWNDIYELVEAQSGKQVFSETHILLKDREKLILSERKAVSKSAVFFIEFLESKVNIPLKLTFSKVVNIFETNSNCIFVNEDKIKFPLTIRKWQEGDYFYPTGMNGKKKLSKYFKDEKYSLIDKENQWLLCSENQIIWVIGKRADNRYIANETTQNSIKIELK
- a CDS encoding four helix bundle protein, with the protein product MKSYRDLIVWQKSMIWVTIVYSLTSKIPESEKFGLISQIRRSSVAIPSNIAEGYGRNYKKDYSRFLQIARGSLFECQTQIEIAINLNFISSGDCKEINELSIEIEKMLNSLINKLSEN
- a CDS encoding anthranilate synthase component I family protein, which codes for MRTVITKDISNFFDFKKKLLHWANQHREVIFLDSNAYHQKYSSFDSVLAVDAFTSIKTDYENAFQDLYQYQSQTKDWLFGYLSYDLKNDTEALHSNNFDGLEFPDLFFFQPKKLFLIKENQVEIQYLRMCDDEMETDFEEITQCSVFSIQSSDVEVLQRIAKENYLSKVSKMLEHIHRGDIYEANFCMEFFAENAQIEPLEIYQKLNAISEPPFAVYFKNNFQYLLSASPERYLRKEGLKIISQPIKGTARRSFDLEQDEQLKFDLVQNEKERSENIMIVDLVRNDLSHTATKGSVQVEELCQIYTFKQVHQMISTIVSEVENTISPVEILRTTFPMGSMTGAPKISAMQIIEELEATKRGLYSGAVGYFTPTGDFDFNVVIRSILYNSKNQYLSFSVGSAITSQAIPEMEYEECLLKAKAMFEVLS